Proteins encoded by one window of Lathyrus oleraceus cultivar Zhongwan6 chromosome 1, CAAS_Psat_ZW6_1.0, whole genome shotgun sequence:
- the LOC127107868 gene encoding chitinase 2-like: MSQSSDIKAVVRPIIFREYITECLDAFPASIINENMSQFHFILGFATDTYLQDGTGTGNFTRTWNVDDFSPTKVLNLKQEHRNVKVVISIGGHGPEDVFNPYDKEEWIKNAKSSIKDLLLDYKVESTPVNIYTIDGIDINYEIIKSNEDDFAYCIGKVIKQLKEDPQVLNSVNVVSIAPTEDLQPHYRTLYLENQDNIDWINYKFYNQSFDSENEFVKLFKILLFQYRTPCKLLPGVSTNTSSPSPMTTDIFVKGCTILLKTVSLPGVFVWDANTSAPAYSLEGELQDLLTKQ; this comes from the coding sequence ATGTCACAATCATCTGATATCAAAGCAGTTGTGAGGCCTATCATTTTCCGAGAGTACATCACAGAATGTTTAGATGCTTTTCCTGCAAGCATCATCAACGAAAACATGAGCCAATTCCACTTCATTTTGGGCTTTGCCACAGATACTTATCTTCAAGATGGAACAGGCACAGGAAACTTCACCCGCACTTGGAACGTTGATGACTTTAGCCCAACAAAAGTGTTGAATCTCAAGCAAGAGCATAGGAATGTGAAAGTGGTAATAAGCATAGGAGGCCATGGCCCTGAAGATGTATTCAACCCTTATGATAAAGAGGAGTGGATTAAGAACGCCAAATCATCAATCAAAGACCTCCTCCTAGACTACAAGGTTGAATCCACACCTGTCAACATTTACACGATTGATGGTATTGATATTAACTATGAAATCATCAAATCCAATGAGGATGACTTTGCCTACTGCATAGGTAAGGTCATAAAACAACTCAAAGAGGATCCCCAAGTTTTAAACTCCGTGAATGTGGTGTCCATTGCTCCAACTGAGGATCTCCAACCCCACTACCGCACACTGTATCTCGAAAACCAAGACAATATTGATTGGATTAATTACAAGTTCTATAATCAGAGTTTTGACTCAGAGAATGAGTTTGTTAAGCTCTTTAAAATACTACTTTTTCAATATCGTACACCGTGTAAACTCTTGCCAGGAGTCAGCACCAATACATCTAGTCCTTCTCCAATGACAACTGATATCTTTGTTAAGGGATGCACAATCCTCCTTAAAACTGTATCACTTCCTGGAGTTTTTGTGTGGGATGCTAATACCTCTGCTCCCGCATATTCACTTGAGGGAGAGCTTCAAGACCTCCTCACTAAACAGTGA